A section of the Mycolicibacterium anyangense genome encodes:
- a CDS encoding YoaK family protein, with protein sequence MRAHLQLWLMLALTFVTGLLDAVGYLALDRVFTGNMTGNVVILGMGMAGADGLPVAGPLVALGTYVVGAAVVGRLLQQRRGGWEPVVTAVFVTSAVAMAAVGSVLTVVALDGETTLSVGLAAVLAILMGAQAATARMLAVADITTVVVTSTLTAYASETLFGPGWLWLTHRRLWVIVVIIAGAFCGALLVRLGGPGCPVYLAAALTAVVAVVGHVAWHGR encoded by the coding sequence GTGCGTGCGCACCTTCAGCTGTGGCTGATGCTCGCGCTGACCTTCGTCACCGGATTGCTCGACGCGGTCGGCTATCTCGCGCTGGACCGGGTGTTCACCGGCAACATGACCGGCAACGTGGTGATCCTCGGGATGGGCATGGCCGGTGCGGACGGCCTGCCGGTCGCCGGACCGTTGGTGGCGCTGGGCACCTATGTGGTGGGGGCTGCTGTCGTCGGCCGGTTGTTGCAGCAGCGTCGTGGCGGTTGGGAGCCGGTGGTCACCGCCGTGTTCGTCACCAGTGCGGTGGCGATGGCCGCGGTGGGGTCGGTGTTGACCGTCGTCGCGCTCGACGGCGAGACCACGCTGAGCGTCGGTTTGGCTGCGGTCCTGGCGATCCTGATGGGTGCCCAGGCGGCCACGGCGCGGATGCTGGCGGTCGCCGACATCACCACGGTCGTGGTGACCTCGACGCTGACCGCATACGCGAGCGAGACCCTGTTCGGGCCCGGGTGGTTGTGGCTGACGCACCGCCGGTTGTGGGTCATCGTCGTCATCATCGCCGGGGCGTTCTGCGGAGCTCTATTGGTGCGGCTCGGCGGGCCCGGCTGTCCGGTGTATCTGGCTGCCGCGCTGACCGCCGTGGTGGCGGTGGTCGGCCACGTCGCCTGGCACGGCCGCTGA
- a CDS encoding APC family permease, with protein MSKGELALDPGAAGNSNAVESKGLKGGALGLVSSIVVGMASTAPAYSLAASLGLIVASGGTLLAGVKAPAIVLIAFIPMYMIAVAYQELNKAEPDCGTTFTWASRAFGPLIGWMGGWGIIAADVIVMANLAQIAGAYSFTFAGDLGWSSAANLANSTLWSTVAGVIWIVVMTYICYRGIEVSARLQYALLGIELVVLIVFSVVALIKVYTHKAEGYSLMPSLSWFWPGGLDFGNVIAPAILAAIFIYWGWDTAVACNEESDDPGTTPGRAAVISTFLLLATYALVSVSAIAFAGTGTDGIGLGNSENSSDVFAAIGPPLFGDSILGKIGLLLLSASILTSASASTQTTILPTARTTLSMGVYRALPESFAKIHRTYLTPTVATIAMGAVSILFYVLFTLISSNLLTALIGSVGLMIAFYYGLTGFACAWFYRKDLTKTTRDFMMRGVIPLLGGVILLAVFAYGLKKYAEPDWLTDDNGNNVTIFGFGAVAVVGVGALVLGVILMVVWWLMSPDFFLGRTLSRRSSADLVLTPATAVEPMFGLPDSGDMPTVIAPDLSNLPPGETAVNPETGEEFTKS; from the coding sequence ATGAGCAAAGGCGAGCTAGCGCTCGATCCCGGTGCGGCCGGGAATTCCAACGCAGTAGAAAGCAAGGGCCTCAAGGGCGGCGCGCTGGGGCTGGTGTCCAGCATCGTCGTCGGGATGGCCTCGACCGCACCGGCCTACTCGCTGGCCGCCAGCCTCGGGCTGATCGTCGCCAGCGGCGGCACGCTGCTGGCCGGCGTCAAGGCTCCCGCGATCGTGCTCATCGCGTTCATCCCGATGTACATGATCGCGGTCGCCTACCAGGAACTGAACAAGGCCGAGCCGGACTGCGGCACCACGTTCACCTGGGCCTCGCGGGCGTTCGGCCCGCTGATCGGCTGGATGGGCGGCTGGGGCATCATCGCCGCCGACGTGATCGTCATGGCGAACCTGGCCCAGATCGCCGGTGCCTACTCGTTCACCTTCGCCGGTGACCTGGGCTGGTCCTCGGCCGCCAACCTGGCCAACAGCACGCTGTGGTCCACGGTGGCCGGTGTCATCTGGATCGTTGTGATGACCTACATCTGTTATCGCGGTATCGAAGTCTCCGCGCGTCTGCAATACGCCCTGTTGGGCATCGAGCTCGTCGTCTTGATCGTGTTCTCGGTGGTGGCGCTGATCAAGGTCTACACCCACAAGGCCGAGGGCTACTCGCTGATGCCGTCGCTGTCCTGGTTCTGGCCCGGTGGCCTGGACTTCGGCAACGTCATCGCCCCCGCCATCCTGGCCGCCATCTTCATCTACTGGGGCTGGGACACCGCGGTGGCCTGCAACGAGGAGTCCGACGATCCTGGTACCACCCCGGGCCGGGCCGCGGTGATCTCTACCTTCCTGCTGCTGGCCACCTACGCCCTGGTCTCGGTTTCAGCTATCGCCTTCGCCGGCACCGGAACCGACGGCATCGGCCTTGGCAACTCGGAGAACTCATCCGACGTATTCGCTGCCATCGGGCCACCCCTGTTCGGTGACAGCATCCTCGGCAAGATCGGCCTGCTGCTGTTGTCGGCCTCCATCCTGACTTCTGCGTCGGCATCGACCCAGACGACCATCCTGCCGACGGCCCGCACGACGCTGTCGATGGGCGTCTACCGTGCCCTGCCGGAGTCATTCGCCAAGATCCATCGCACATACCTGACCCCGACGGTCGCCACCATCGCCATGGGCGCAGTGTCGATCCTGTTCTATGTGCTGTTCACCCTGATCAGCAGCAACCTGTTGACCGCCCTCATCGGCTCGGTGGGCCTGATGATCGCGTTCTACTACGGCCTGACCGGGTTCGCGTGCGCGTGGTTCTACCGCAAGGACCTCACCAAGACGACCCGCGATTTCATGATGCGCGGGGTGATCCCGCTCCTCGGCGGCGTGATCCTGCTCGCGGTCTTCGCCTACGGCCTCAAGAAGTACGCCGAGCCCGACTGGCTCACCGACGACAACGGCAACAACGTCACGATCTTCGGGTTCGGCGCGGTCGCCGTCGTCGGTGTGGGCGCGCTGGTCCTCGGCGTGATCCTGATGGTGGTCTGGTGGCTGATGTCACCGGACTTCTTCCTGGGCCGCACGCTGTCTCGACGGTCGAGCGCTGATCTGGTGCTCACCCCGGCCACCGCGGTAGAACCGATGTTCGGCCTGCCCGACTCCGGTGACATGCCGACGGTGATCGCACCGGACCTGTCGAACCTGCCGCCGGGTGAGACGGCCGTCAACCCCGAGACCGGCGAGGAGTTCACCAAGAGCTGA
- a CDS encoding amino acid ABC transporter ATP-binding protein encodes MISCEHFVNSQGVESFPIVSVQNVSRTLGGRKVLDDVSLDVLRGEVVVLIGPSGAGKTTLLRSLNRLETIDSGNILIGGMPIGYRDAHSAERVSAGELARRRREIGFVFQHFNLFPHMTAAENVWNGPVRVLGVAKDEARDSAMALLSRVGLADKANARPSQLSGGQQQRVAIARALAMRPKVMLFDEPTSALDVEMVGEVLAVMRELADEHMTMVVVTHEMRFARDAADRIVVMDAGRIIEDAPPSRLFTAPRHERTKAFLSTIR; translated from the coding sequence ATGATCAGCTGTGAGCACTTCGTGAATAGTCAAGGTGTGGAGAGCTTTCCGATCGTCTCGGTGCAGAACGTCTCGCGGACCCTCGGGGGCCGCAAGGTGCTCGACGACGTGTCGCTGGATGTCCTGCGCGGTGAGGTCGTCGTGCTGATCGGCCCCTCCGGGGCGGGTAAGACCACCCTGCTCCGGTCGTTGAATCGGTTGGAGACCATCGACAGCGGCAACATTCTGATCGGTGGCATGCCGATCGGTTATCGCGACGCGCACAGCGCCGAGCGGGTCAGCGCCGGCGAGTTGGCGCGGCGACGCCGTGAGATCGGCTTCGTGTTCCAGCACTTCAACCTGTTCCCGCATATGACTGCCGCCGAGAACGTCTGGAACGGGCCGGTTCGCGTGCTCGGAGTGGCCAAGGATGAGGCCCGCGACTCGGCGATGGCGCTGTTGAGCCGAGTTGGGCTGGCCGACAAGGCCAATGCCCGTCCCAGCCAGCTCTCGGGCGGACAGCAGCAACGGGTCGCGATCGCCCGCGCCCTGGCGATGCGGCCCAAGGTGATGTTGTTCGACGAGCCGACCAGTGCTCTCGACGTCGAGATGGTGGGGGAGGTTCTGGCCGTGATGCGCGAGCTGGCCGACGAACACATGACCATGGTGGTCGTCACCCATGAGATGCGCTTCGCCCGAGATGCCGCCGACCGTATCGTCGTGATGGACGCCGGCCGGATCATCGAGGATGCGCCACCGTCGCGACTGTTCACCGCCCCGCGGCATGAGCGCACCAAGGCCTTTCTTTCCACCATCCGCTGA
- a CDS encoding carboxymuconolactone decarboxylase family protein: MTTRTRLEPLSPDKASPMIRLMYRWAKRRFGEVPEPLAIYAHHPRLVVANSVHEGLLQGGSKVLPVSVRELAVYWTARTVGCSWCVDFGAMLMRLEGLDMDRLEHIDDYAASPLYTDDERAAIAYADAMTTDPHTVTDEQVADLRRRFGAAGLVELTYQIGVENMRARMNAALGITEQGFGSGETCRVPWTDGGSTA; the protein is encoded by the coding sequence ATGACTACCAGAACACGACTCGAACCACTGTCCCCCGACAAGGCCTCGCCGATGATCCGGCTGATGTATCGCTGGGCCAAGCGGCGCTTCGGCGAGGTCCCCGAACCGCTGGCGATCTACGCCCATCACCCCAGGCTGGTGGTCGCCAACTCGGTTCACGAAGGTCTGCTGCAGGGCGGCTCGAAGGTGCTGCCCGTCAGCGTCCGCGAACTCGCGGTGTACTGGACTGCTCGCACCGTCGGCTGCTCCTGGTGCGTGGACTTCGGCGCGATGCTGATGCGGCTGGAGGGCCTCGACATGGACCGCCTCGAGCACATCGACGACTACGCGGCCTCCCCGCTGTACACCGACGACGAGCGTGCGGCGATCGCCTATGCCGATGCCATGACGACCGACCCGCACACCGTCACCGACGAGCAGGTGGCGGATCTGCGCCGCCGCTTCGGTGCGGCCGGACTGGTCGAACTGACCTACCAGATCGGGGTGGAGAACATGCGCGCCAGGATGAACGCCGCGCTGGGCATCACCGAGCAGGGATTCGGCAGCGGCGAGACGTGCCGGGTTCCGTGGACAGACGGCGGTTCCACCGCTTGA
- a CDS encoding acyl-CoA dehydrogenase family protein has protein sequence MKLVAGQDERDLASMLRGLLAAHRDDALPALAAAGILGLGIPEEDGGSGGTIADLGVFAREAGRALCPPLVYSTVFAAQAVHLLGGEQSRKRWLADLASGAATATTALWNAYDAADTTAPLRADRLREGGWRLTGTADFVSDAQDADLIVVSGMDSSGQPIGFVCGLDRPGITSRPLQLMGGHHASCVRFDDVVPDDVLNGGEPLDREELRRCANIAIALLSLDLVGVGEAVLDRTVEYTTMRHQFGRPIASFQAAQHLVADMHIALSAARLAAQSAVFAISRGRVALRETAVARMQAATAAKWATLDAHQLHGGMGYVVETDLYLWSERARVLSTLGGGADVAATWLEDDPLSRAALTRRLRRKDGLDG, from the coding sequence ATGAAACTCGTTGCCGGACAAGATGAGCGGGATCTTGCGTCGATGCTGCGCGGTCTGCTCGCCGCCCACCGCGACGATGCGCTTCCTGCGCTGGCCGCCGCCGGCATCCTGGGCCTGGGCATCCCCGAGGAAGATGGCGGCTCCGGTGGCACCATTGCCGACCTCGGCGTCTTCGCCCGTGAGGCCGGCCGGGCGCTATGCCCGCCGCTGGTCTACAGCACCGTGTTCGCCGCCCAGGCGGTGCACCTGCTCGGGGGCGAGCAATCTCGCAAGCGCTGGCTGGCCGACCTCGCCAGCGGCGCCGCCACGGCCACCACCGCCTTGTGGAACGCCTATGACGCAGCCGACACCACCGCGCCACTTCGGGCCGACCGACTTCGCGAGGGTGGCTGGCGGCTCACCGGCACAGCCGATTTCGTCTCCGATGCCCAGGACGCCGACCTGATCGTGGTGTCCGGGATGGACTCGTCCGGTCAGCCTATCGGCTTCGTCTGCGGGCTGGACCGACCCGGCATCACGTCGCGCCCGCTGCAACTGATGGGCGGCCACCACGCGTCCTGCGTGCGCTTCGACGATGTGGTCCCCGACGACGTGCTCAACGGCGGCGAACCGCTGGATCGCGAGGAACTCCGTCGCTGCGCCAACATCGCGATCGCACTGCTCTCTCTCGATCTGGTCGGCGTGGGCGAGGCCGTACTCGACCGGACCGTCGAATACACCACCATGCGCCATCAGTTCGGCCGCCCCATCGCCTCGTTCCAGGCAGCCCAACACCTGGTGGCCGATATGCACATTGCGCTCAGTGCTGCCCGACTGGCGGCACAGTCCGCGGTCTTCGCGATCAGCCGCGGACGAGTTGCCCTCCGCGAAACAGCGGTCGCCCGTATGCAGGCGGCCACCGCAGCCAAGTGGGCGACGCTGGACGCCCACCAGCTGCACGGCGGTATGGGATACGTGGTGGAGACCGACCTGTACCTGTGGTCGGAGCGGGCGCGGGTGTTGTCCACCCTGGGCGGTGGCGCCGACGTTGCCGCAACCTGGCTGGAGGACGACCCGCTCAGCCGTGCCGCGCTCACACGGCGGCTACGCCGCAAGGACGGACTTGACGGCTGA
- a CDS encoding gamma-glutamyltransferase family protein: MSADRGGQPALAALATPHVLATDAGVAVLRDGGTAIDAAIAAAAVLAVVYPHNVALGGDLFALIRTPDGVVRCVNASGWAGAAVDAEVLRARHGGSLPARGADPVTVPGGVRGWEVMRGFGSRTSWSATLSAAQTLAGDGVAVAPSLATHLVDPENADLFGTDDFDRVFRPHGVPLGVGDVLVQPALADTLATLQAEGPDAFYSGVLAGPLVSHLQSHGSVLDTTDFADFQPQVQDPLRMDLDGLTVLTSPPNSQGFLLLSALAAMEEQRVDDPVGDGLGHLVRAFHQGNAIRDSRLADPRFADVDLGRSDGPAPAAAPAPGPARGDTVGIAALDGEGYAVSLIQSVYHAFGSGLIDPATGVLFHNRGCGFSLDPSSANLIGPRKRPAHTLMPAMTLRQSRIAHVLATMGGQGQPQILAQILLRALGGAGAVDAVAAPRAIVGNQCGGGPDTVTVEADLPQAAKASIRRAGFDPAEVPARTEAMGQANVVFVDPAGSVTAASDPRSDGSAVVAHHARPHS, encoded by the coding sequence GTGTCTGCCGATCGTGGCGGGCAACCAGCATTAGCAGCGCTGGCTACCCCGCATGTCCTGGCCACCGATGCCGGAGTCGCCGTGCTGCGCGATGGCGGCACCGCCATCGACGCCGCCATCGCCGCGGCCGCGGTGCTGGCTGTGGTCTACCCGCACAACGTCGCCCTGGGTGGTGACCTCTTCGCCCTGATCCGGACGCCGGACGGCGTGGTTCGTTGCGTCAACGCATCGGGGTGGGCGGGCGCCGCGGTGGACGCCGAAGTGCTGCGTGCCCGCCACGGCGGCAGCCTGCCGGCCCGTGGTGCCGACCCGGTCACCGTTCCCGGGGGAGTGCGCGGCTGGGAAGTGATGCGCGGCTTCGGTTCCCGTACCTCCTGGAGTGCGACGCTCAGTGCCGCGCAGACGCTGGCCGGCGACGGCGTCGCGGTGGCGCCGTCATTGGCCACCCACCTCGTCGACCCCGAGAACGCCGACCTGTTCGGCACCGACGATTTCGATCGGGTGTTCCGGCCGCACGGGGTGCCGTTGGGTGTCGGTGATGTGCTGGTGCAGCCGGCGCTGGCCGATACGCTGGCGACCCTGCAAGCCGAGGGGCCCGATGCGTTCTATTCGGGTGTCTTGGCCGGACCGCTGGTGAGTCATCTGCAATCCCACGGATCTGTCCTGGACACAACGGATTTCGCGGACTTCCAGCCGCAGGTCCAGGACCCTCTGAGGATGGATCTCGACGGGCTCACCGTACTGACCAGCCCGCCGAACAGCCAGGGCTTCCTGCTGCTGAGCGCACTCGCCGCGATGGAGGAGCAGCGCGTCGACGATCCGGTCGGTGACGGTCTCGGACACCTCGTGCGAGCATTCCACCAGGGCAACGCGATTCGCGACAGCAGACTCGCCGACCCCCGGTTCGCCGATGTCGACCTGGGCCGCTCAGACGGACCAGCCCCGGCTGCTGCCCCTGCGCCGGGTCCCGCGCGGGGCGACACGGTGGGCATCGCCGCCCTCGATGGTGAGGGCTATGCGGTGTCGTTGATCCAGAGCGTCTACCACGCGTTCGGGTCCGGACTGATCGACCCGGCCACCGGTGTGTTGTTCCATAACCGCGGCTGCGGGTTCAGCCTGGACCCGTCGTCGGCGAACCTCATCGGTCCGCGCAAACGCCCCGCCCACACGCTCATGCCCGCGATGACGCTGCGGCAGAGCCGGATCGCCCATGTGCTCGCCACCATGGGTGGTCAGGGGCAGCCGCAGATCCTGGCCCAGATCCTGCTGCGGGCGCTGGGCGGCGCCGGTGCGGTCGACGCCGTCGCGGCGCCCCGCGCCATCGTCGGCAACCAGTGCGGTGGCGGTCCAGACACGGTGACGGTCGAGGCCGACCTTCCCCAGGCGGCGAAGGCGTCGATACGGCGGGCCGGTTTCGACCCGGCCGAGGTGCCGGCGCGCACCGAAGCGATGGGTCAGGCCAACGTGGTCTTCGTCGACCCCGCCGGCTCGGTGACCGCGGCGTCGGATCCGCGGTCGGACGGTTCGGCGGTGGTGGCGCACCACGCGCGACCACACTCGTGA
- a CDS encoding acyl-CoA dehydrogenase family protein — MDFDLDADQEAWLAEVREFLRANVTDALRAEIAEHNLEHPGGEVDVFRRKLGAKGWFGLNWPAEYGGLGLGAVHLHLLTSEFEYWGVPGPDLTVTSIAPMIMRHGTEQNKKEFLPLIARGEMTCALGYSEPDAGTDLASLRTRAVRDGDHWVINGSKIWNSGAQRCTHEWLCVRTDPNAARHRGISVIVVPVDSPGVRIRPLIAWSGYRTNEVFFDDVRVPVTNLIGEENRGWSYITGALDLERGALTNAGDLRRALDELQVLARMPRRDGSVPIDNPTVRSRLAQAEADVDVAGLMGYEASSMLADGVIPTVQVSAEKVFSSELRQRIADLGMDLLGAEGLLAHRSPEAPAGGRFEKLYRFAPLMRFGGGTNEVLRDVIAQRGHGMPTYGR, encoded by the coding sequence GTGGATTTCGACCTCGACGCCGACCAGGAGGCTTGGTTGGCCGAGGTCCGTGAATTCCTGCGGGCCAACGTCACTGACGCGCTACGGGCCGAGATCGCCGAACACAATCTCGAACACCCCGGCGGGGAGGTCGATGTGTTCCGCCGGAAGCTCGGCGCCAAGGGGTGGTTCGGGCTGAACTGGCCGGCGGAGTACGGCGGTCTGGGCCTGGGGGCGGTGCACCTGCACCTGCTGACGTCGGAGTTCGAGTACTGGGGCGTGCCGGGCCCGGACCTCACCGTCACCTCGATCGCGCCGATGATCATGCGGCACGGCACCGAACAGAACAAGAAAGAGTTCCTGCCGCTCATCGCACGCGGCGAAATGACCTGTGCTCTGGGCTATTCGGAGCCCGACGCGGGCACCGACCTGGCGTCGCTGCGCACCAGGGCGGTCCGCGACGGCGACCACTGGGTGATCAACGGCTCCAAGATCTGGAACAGCGGTGCGCAGCGCTGCACCCACGAGTGGCTGTGCGTGCGTACCGATCCGAACGCCGCGCGCCACCGCGGCATCTCGGTGATCGTGGTGCCGGTGGACAGCCCCGGAGTGCGCATCCGTCCGCTGATCGCCTGGTCCGGCTACCGCACCAACGAGGTGTTCTTCGACGACGTACGGGTGCCCGTCACCAACCTCATCGGTGAAGAGAACCGCGGCTGGTCCTACATCACCGGAGCCCTGGACCTCGAACGCGGCGCGCTGACCAACGCCGGTGACCTGCGCCGCGCGCTCGACGAGTTGCAGGTGCTGGCCCGCATGCCGCGTCGCGACGGCTCGGTGCCGATCGACAATCCGACGGTGCGGAGCCGACTGGCCCAGGCCGAAGCCGACGTCGACGTCGCCGGACTGATGGGCTACGAGGCATCCTCGATGCTGGCCGACGGGGTGATCCCGACAGTGCAGGTCAGTGCCGAGAAGGTCTTCAGCAGCGAACTCCGGCAACGCATCGCCGATCTGGGAATGGATCTGCTGGGCGCCGAAGGTCTGCTGGCACATCGCAGCCCGGAGGCTCCGGCCGGTGGCCGGTTCGAGAAGCTCTACCGGTTCGCGCCGTTGATGCGATTCGGCGGCGGCACCAACGAAGTGCTGCGCGATGTGATCGCCCAGCGCGGCCACGGCATGCCCACCTACGGACGCTGA